A window from Nakamurella alba encodes these proteins:
- a CDS encoding hemolysin family protein, which produces MSNPWVVTAVTALIIVLSAFFVAVEFALLAAKRHRLEDAAVTSRSARAALRSSAELTVVLAGSQLGITACTLALGALTKPAVHHALTPVFEAWGIALWVADVLAFVLALILVTFLHLVVGEMAPKSWAIAHPERSSILLAIPMRAFMFVFRPALIALNRMANWCVRKVGVEPVEEAATGQDASGLRALVEHSANVGALSAGYSERLSGALDLTELTVGDLLDPARRPTAVAADATVGEVQRLSLDSGHLRILVRAARRTDGTTIGGLVHVRDTLTDPADRPAADHLRPVLELPADTPISSGLETMRRTRNHLAVVTGAAGSDPAAGFLGVVTMSDLLRTLFPEAAAAR; this is translated from the coding sequence ATGAGCAACCCCTGGGTGGTCACCGCGGTGACCGCGCTGATCATCGTGCTCAGTGCCTTCTTCGTCGCGGTCGAGTTCGCGTTGCTCGCCGCGAAGCGGCACCGGCTGGAGGACGCGGCGGTGACCAGCCGGTCGGCGCGTGCCGCGCTGCGCAGCTCCGCGGAGCTGACCGTGGTGCTGGCCGGATCCCAGCTGGGCATCACCGCGTGCACGCTGGCGCTGGGTGCGCTGACGAAACCTGCGGTGCACCATGCCCTCACGCCGGTGTTCGAGGCCTGGGGCATCGCGCTCTGGGTGGCCGACGTGCTGGCGTTCGTGCTGGCGCTGATCCTGGTCACCTTCCTGCACCTGGTGGTCGGCGAGATGGCCCCGAAGTCGTGGGCGATCGCGCACCCGGAACGGTCCTCGATCCTGCTGGCGATCCCCATGCGCGCCTTCATGTTCGTCTTCCGGCCCGCGCTGATCGCGCTCAACCGGATGGCGAACTGGTGCGTCCGCAAGGTGGGTGTGGAGCCGGTGGAGGAGGCCGCCACGGGTCAGGACGCCAGTGGGCTGCGCGCGCTGGTGGAGCACTCGGCAAACGTCGGTGCACTGTCCGCCGGATACTCCGAGAGACTCTCCGGCGCACTGGACCTCACCGAGCTGACGGTCGGCGACCTGCTCGACCCGGCCCGCCGGCCGACCGCGGTGGCGGCGGACGCGACAGTGGGCGAGGTGCAACGGCTGTCGCTGGACTCCGGGCACCTGCGGATCCTGGTGCGGGCTGCCCGCCGGACCGACGGGACGACCATCGGCGGGTTGGTGCACGTCCGCGACACCCTTACCGACCCCGCCGATCGGCCCGCTGCCGACCATCTGCGCCCGGTGCTGGAACTGCCCGCGGACACGCCGATCTCGTCCGGTCTGGAGACGATGCGCCGCACCCGCAACCACCTCGCGGTGGTCACCGGTGCTGCAGGCTCCGACCCGGCGGCCGGGTTCCTCGGCGTGGTCACCATGTCCGACCTCCTCCGCACCCTCTTCCCCGAGGCCGCCGCCGCCCGCTGA
- a CDS encoding hemolysin family protein, translating into MIWPLSLLVGLLIVLAITAATAYFVAQEFAYMSVDRSRLKAAAAAGDPGAARALAVTRRTSFMLSGAQLGITVTGLLVGYVAEPLIGEAVGSALGGVQVPEAIGITIGTILALGLSTFIQMLFGELFPKNLSIARPEPIAVALSRSTKIYLAVFGWLISVFDHASNLLLKALRIEPVHDVEHSATQRDLEHIVADSRESGDLPPELSMLLDRVLDFPERTVEHAMIPRSRTGTLAPDVPLSTVLERMQEGHSRYPVLDDEDRVLGVVMLQDVLAHRLDGGTARTAGDLARPPLLLPDTMRLPDALTQLVSTRNQLACVIDEYGGFAGVLAAEDLAEELVGEIGDEHDGPDETDSAAPEADGSRTVAGDLPLDELERLIGHDLPETDQETVAGLVIEANGTFPALGQVVEVELPPDPADFAHDDEPVAPVLRVEVLEIDRHVPSSVRISLELPGPVVDVEEPSQEVSR; encoded by the coding sequence ATGATCTGGCCGCTGTCACTGCTGGTCGGCCTGCTGATCGTGCTCGCGATCACCGCCGCCACCGCCTACTTCGTGGCGCAGGAATTCGCGTACATGTCGGTCGACCGGTCGCGCCTCAAGGCCGCCGCCGCTGCCGGTGATCCCGGCGCCGCCCGCGCCCTTGCCGTCACCCGCCGCACCTCGTTCATGCTCTCCGGGGCGCAGCTCGGCATCACCGTCACCGGCCTGCTGGTGGGGTACGTCGCCGAGCCGCTGATCGGCGAGGCCGTCGGGTCGGCGCTCGGCGGCGTGCAGGTGCCGGAGGCCATCGGCATCACCATCGGCACGATCCTGGCGCTGGGCCTGTCCACCTTCATCCAGATGCTCTTCGGCGAGCTCTTCCCGAAGAATCTGTCGATCGCGAGACCCGAGCCGATCGCGGTCGCGCTGTCCCGCTCGACCAAGATCTACCTGGCCGTCTTCGGCTGGTTGATCTCGGTGTTCGACCACGCGTCGAACCTGCTGCTCAAGGCGCTGCGGATCGAGCCGGTGCACGACGTCGAGCACTCGGCCACCCAGCGCGACCTCGAGCACATCGTCGCCGACTCGCGGGAGAGCGGCGACCTGCCGCCGGAGCTGTCGATGCTGCTCGACCGGGTGCTGGACTTCCCCGAGCGCACCGTCGAGCACGCGATGATCCCGCGGTCCCGGACCGGCACCCTGGCGCCGGACGTGCCGCTGTCCACCGTGCTGGAACGCATGCAGGAGGGGCACTCCCGCTACCCGGTGCTGGACGACGAGGACCGGGTGCTCGGTGTGGTCATGCTGCAGGACGTGCTGGCGCACCGCCTGGACGGCGGGACCGCCCGCACCGCCGGTGATCTCGCGCGCCCGCCGCTGCTGCTGCCGGACACCATGCGGCTGCCCGACGCGCTGACCCAGCTCGTCTCCACCCGCAACCAGCTGGCCTGCGTGATCGACGAGTACGGCGGCTTCGCCGGCGTGCTGGCCGCCGAAGACCTCGCCGAGGAACTGGTCGGCGAGATCGGTGACGAGCACGACGGTCCGGACGAGACCGATTCCGCCGCACCGGAGGCCGACGGATCGCGGACGGTCGCCGGTGACCTGCCGCTCGACGAGCTGGAGCGGCTGATCGGCCACGACCTGCCGGAGACCGACCAGGAGACCGTCGCCGGCCTGGTCATCGAGGCGAACGGCACCTTCCCCGCGCTCGGCCAGGTGGTCGAGGTCGAGCTGCCGCCGGATCCCGCCGACTTCGCGCACGACGACGAGCCGGTGGCGCCGGTGCTGCGGGTCGAGGTGCTGGAGATCGACCGGCACGTGCCGTCGTCCGTCCGTATCTCACTGGAACTGCCCGGTCCGGTGGTCGACGTGGAAGAGCCTTCGCAGGAGGTGTCCCGATGA
- a CDS encoding helix-turn-helix domain-containing protein — MYLERPSRIPGAVRWSRTAGAPGQARVLPDGCMDLMMVGDVLKVAGPDLSAQVTPLASDEEYLALRLPPGTAPGALGVPASALRDARVPLADLWPASRVRRLRDRLLAGDPYEVLESLVPPTTPWIVHTRRVMAGGGSVGALADDLGWSPRQLLRESDRVFGYGPRVLARILRFRRAVRLGTADGAPALADLARSAGYSDQAHLSREVKQFAGVTPSTLFA; from the coding sequence GTGTACCTCGAACGTCCGTCCCGGATCCCCGGCGCCGTGCGCTGGAGCCGCACCGCTGGGGCGCCAGGGCAGGCCCGGGTGCTGCCGGACGGGTGCATGGATCTGATGATGGTCGGAGATGTGCTGAAGGTGGCCGGACCCGACCTGTCCGCGCAGGTCACGCCATTGGCGAGCGACGAGGAGTACCTGGCGCTGCGGCTGCCACCGGGGACCGCGCCCGGCGCCCTCGGTGTCCCGGCCTCGGCCCTGCGGGACGCCCGGGTGCCGCTCGCCGACCTCTGGCCGGCCTCCCGGGTGCGCCGGCTGCGCGACCGGCTGCTGGCGGGCGATCCGTACGAGGTGTTGGAGTCCCTGGTGCCTCCGACCACCCCGTGGATCGTGCACACCCGCCGCGTCATGGCCGGTGGCGGGTCGGTCGGTGCCCTGGCCGACGACCTGGGGTGGAGCCCCCGGCAGTTGCTGCGCGAGTCGGACCGGGTGTTCGGCTACGGCCCGCGGGTGCTGGCCAGGATCCTGCGCTTCCGCCGGGCGGTCCGCCTCGGGACGGCCGACGGCGCCCCGGCGCTGGCCGATCTCGCCCGCTCCGCCGGCTACAGCGACCAGGCACACCTGTCCCGCGAGGTGAAGCAGTTCGCCGGCGTCACCCCGAGCACCTTGTTCGCGTGA
- a CDS encoding carboxylate-amine ligase: MPIRTFGVEEELLLVHPADGSPAPLGDQVVQAASMDPEAFGIEHEFKREQAEIGSDPRTTAAELLDDLRARRRRAAEVAEGVGARIAALATHPFPVRPTPTADERYLRMTAEFGWVARQQLTCGQHVHVGISSREEGVAALDRIRPWLATVVALSANSPFWQGRPSGYHSYRTLAWSLWPTSGPTELFGDPAGYDRAIAELIASGAAMDDGMIYFDARLSAKYPTLEIRVADVCTDVRDSVLIAVLCRALVSTAINDWQDGRPAPDVRTDLLQGAAWRAARFGLSGQLVDVAARTTVPAAELLGTLLQHLTPELDRTGDLEYARAGLARLLADGTGASRQLAVHDATGELSAVVADAADRTVG; the protein is encoded by the coding sequence ATGCCGATCAGGACCTTCGGGGTCGAGGAAGAGCTGCTGCTGGTGCACCCGGCCGACGGGAGCCCGGCCCCGTTGGGCGACCAGGTGGTGCAGGCGGCGTCGATGGACCCGGAGGCCTTCGGCATCGAGCACGAGTTCAAACGGGAGCAGGCGGAGATCGGGTCGGATCCCCGGACCACCGCCGCGGAACTGCTCGACGACCTGCGCGCCCGACGGCGACGTGCAGCGGAGGTCGCCGAGGGTGTGGGCGCCAGGATCGCGGCGCTGGCCACCCATCCCTTCCCGGTCCGGCCGACCCCGACCGCGGACGAGCGGTACCTGCGGATGACCGCGGAGTTCGGCTGGGTGGCGCGGCAGCAGCTGACCTGCGGGCAGCACGTGCACGTCGGCATCTCCTCGCGCGAGGAGGGCGTCGCCGCGCTGGACCGGATCCGGCCGTGGCTGGCGACAGTGGTGGCGCTGTCGGCGAACTCGCCGTTCTGGCAGGGCCGGCCGTCGGGCTACCACAGCTACCGGACGCTGGCCTGGAGCCTGTGGCCGACGTCGGGCCCGACCGAACTCTTCGGCGACCCGGCCGGCTACGACCGGGCCATCGCCGAGCTCATCGCCTCCGGCGCGGCGATGGACGACGGGATGATCTACTTCGACGCCCGGCTGTCCGCGAAGTACCCGACGCTGGAGATCCGGGTCGCCGATGTGTGCACCGACGTCCGCGACTCGGTGCTGATCGCGGTGCTCTGCCGGGCCCTGGTCTCCACCGCGATCAACGACTGGCAGGACGGACGACCGGCCCCGGACGTGCGCACCGACCTGCTGCAGGGCGCCGCATGGCGGGCGGCGAGGTTCGGCCTGTCCGGGCAGCTGGTGGACGTCGCGGCCCGGACCACCGTGCCGGCCGCGGAACTGCTCGGCACCCTGCTGCAGCACCTGACCCCGGAACTGGACCGCACCGGTGACCTGGAGTACGCCCGGGCGGGGCTGGCCCGGCTGCTCGCCGACGGCACCGGCGCGTCCCGCCAGCTCGCCGTGCACGACGCGACGGGCGAGCTGTCCGCCGTGGTCGCCGACGCCGCCGACCGCACCGTCGGCTGA
- a CDS encoding DUF2200 domain-containing protein, with translation MHRIFTTAVKDVYPLYVTKLERKGHTSAELDEIIEWLTGFDDATLRRHLDSGTTFQDFFAAATMNENVGQIKGVICGMRVEEIEDPLMQQIRYLDKLVDELYKGKKMEKVLRA, from the coding sequence GTGCACAGGATCTTCACGACCGCGGTCAAGGACGTCTATCCGCTCTACGTGACCAAGCTGGAGCGCAAGGGTCACACCAGCGCGGAGTTGGACGAGATCATCGAGTGGCTCACCGGTTTCGACGACGCGACGCTGCGGCGTCACCTCGACTCCGGGACCACCTTCCAGGACTTCTTCGCCGCCGCGACGATGAACGAGAACGTCGGTCAGATCAAGGGTGTCATCTGCGGGATGCGGGTCGAGGAGATCGAGGACCCGCTGATGCAGCAGATCCGGTATCTCGACAAGCTGGTCGACGAGCTCTACAAGGGCAAGAAGATGGAGAAGGTGCTGCGCGCCTGA